A window of the Nitrosopumilus ureiphilus genome harbors these coding sequences:
- a CDS encoding very short patch repair endonuclease, whose translation MTDIFTPEKRSWVMSRIRGTNTKIDLQMNEILKGLGFSYKMYPKMFGNPDFVLEEERIIIFCDGDFWHGYNYHKKKKPRQKFWIDKIERNMRRDAKIARKLRRDGWSVLRFWEHDIEKRTGICIDRIIRKVLEK comes from the coding sequence ATGACTGACATCTTTACTCCTGAAAAGAGATCATGGGTAATGTCCCGGATCAGGGGAACCAACACAAAGATAGACTTGCAGATGAACGAGATTCTCAAAGGACTGGGCTTTTCATACAAGATGTATCCAAAGATGTTTGGGAATCCTGACTTTGTCCTAGAAGAAGAAAGGATCATAATCTTCTGCGACGGAGATTTCTGGCACGGATACAATTATCACAAGAAGAAAAAACCTAGGCAGAAGTTCTGGATAGATAAGATTGAACGAAATATGAGACGTGATGCCAAGATTGCTAGAAAACTCAGAAGAGACGGATGGTCGGTTCTCCGATTCTGGGAGCACGATATTGAGAAAAGAACAGGAATATGCATTGATAGGATCATAAGAAAAGTTTTAGAAAAATAA
- a CDS encoding bZIP transcription factor: MGRVKKISIGFGIVFMTLLIPITVSAQTTEIPSWVKGVADFWVKGNIEDNEFGEAISFLIEQEIIKVNMPQQNNNAELEKKISQLEFENSELLNGINDLKNKNSKLQSGNNEKMNSDVTCDEFYYDVMHFSIVDALYGRIAESAESYGHTNDNEDALKAAKELSKIASFNGFNDEDLERFRVNCSDQLTEEQNLAKDFLLYWGEQFGFYVLLGVYK; the protein is encoded by the coding sequence ATGGGAAGGGTAAAGAAAATCAGCATAGGCTTTGGCATTGTTTTCATGACATTATTAATTCCAATTACTGTTTCAGCACAAACAACAGAGATTCCTTCATGGGTAAAGGGTGTTGCAGACTTTTGGGTAAAAGGAAATATTGAGGATAATGAATTTGGAGAGGCCATATCATTTCTGATTGAACAGGAAATTATCAAAGTGAATATGCCACAACAAAATAACAATGCAGAATTAGAAAAGAAAATCTCACAATTAGAATTTGAAAATTCAGAATTACTGAATGGAATTAATGATCTAAAAAATAAAAATTCAAAATTACAATCAGGGAATAATGAAAAGATGAACAGTGATGTTACTTGTGATGAGTTTTACTATGATGTCATGCATTTCAGTATTGTTGATGCATTGTATGGAAGAATTGCCGAGTCAGCAGAATCTTATGGACATACAAATGACAACGAAGATGCACTAAAGGCCGCCAAGGAACTATCTAAGATAGCGTCATTTAACGGATTCAATGATGAAGATTTGGAAAGATTCAGAGTGAATTGTTCTGATCAATTAACCGAAGAACAAAATCTTGCTAAGGATTTTCTTCTGTATTGGGGAGAACAATTTGGATTTTATGTTTTGTTGGGTGTGTATAAGTAA
- a CDS encoding tyrosine-type recombinase/integrase has product MTTQLTPQQVATEFLDSVYLISHSEKTRITYRTALNHFRKFSQSYYDTDEAQVVSKIKSEELDLYQVIRNFVIYLDKKNIKAQGLRTYLSGLKGYLRHWGIRINSDDYKQLIKVPKIVRTREVALTKEMILRILRNSSSKLQTTILISCSSGLRIGEITQLKLSDVDFDSKPVKINVRAEIAKGGSSRETFITTETANTLKDYLKKNFGWHEGKQNWDLQEIMIFGRLSLNNINSKAKNPAQSAKQGLQAGLRREIAKIPELSVRNENGRRAIHFHAFRKYFRTILGNVCGRDYAEALMGHGFYMDTYYQLPEEKKKQMYLDAEPQLTISDFETVEKNIKMLSAKNTQMEEKFNDLLQYLRTNKIEVPNL; this is encoded by the coding sequence GTGACAACACAACTTACACCACAACAAGTAGCAACTGAATTCCTAGACTCTGTATATCTTATTTCACACAGCGAGAAGACAAGAATCACTTATCGTACTGCATTGAATCACTTCAGAAAGTTTTCACAATCTTACTATGACACAGATGAGGCACAAGTCGTATCAAAGATAAAATCAGAAGAACTTGATCTCTATCAGGTAATACGAAACTTTGTAATCTATCTTGACAAGAAAAACATCAAAGCGCAAGGTCTCAGAACATACCTTAGTGGTCTGAAAGGGTATCTACGTCATTGGGGAATCCGGATAAACTCTGATGACTACAAGCAACTAATCAAAGTTCCAAAGATTGTCCGTACAAGAGAAGTTGCATTAACAAAAGAAATGATTCTTAGAATTCTGCGCAATTCTTCTTCAAAACTGCAGACAACAATCCTAATCTCATGTTCAAGTGGCTTGAGAATTGGTGAGATTACCCAACTAAAACTGTCTGATGTTGACTTTGATTCCAAACCCGTAAAGATCAATGTAAGGGCAGAAATTGCAAAAGGAGGCTCATCTCGTGAGACCTTCATTACAACTGAAACCGCAAATACCCTCAAAGATTATCTCAAGAAGAACTTTGGATGGCACGAAGGGAAACAAAACTGGGATCTGCAGGAAATCATGATCTTTGGCAGGCTGTCTCTGAACAACATCAACTCCAAGGCAAAGAATCCCGCACAATCAGCCAAGCAAGGACTTCAGGCAGGACTGAGAAGAGAAATAGCAAAGATTCCAGAATTATCTGTGAGAAATGAGAATGGCAGAAGAGCAATCCACTTTCACGCATTTCGGAAATACTTTCGAACCATTTTGGGCAATGTCTGCGGACGTGACTATGCAGAAGCATTAATGGGTCATGGATTTTACATGGATACGTACTATCAGTTACCTGAAGAGAAGAAAAAACAGATGTATCTTGATGCTGAACCACAGCTTACAATTTCTGACTTTGAGACAGTTGAGAAAAATATCAAGATGTTATCTGCGAAGAATACTCAGATGGAAGAAAAATTCAATGATTTGTTACAATATTTGAGAACAAACAAGATTGAAGTTCCAAATCTTTAA
- a CDS encoding Shedu anti-phage system protein SduA domain-containing protein — protein MEEIKKSVKLKKEDFDNKPINADDLKEAVADIRGNKNSEYDIPTDIQEIKDKFLTGRDYWEQSPTLKSKIIQFSFTPSGRERQAWMKFGITRLRTLLNFLVKEYGDLDNFELIFYRRQSTKPFHLKTVKGITKVYVDFDAFQQYTEEISLAIKNLKVSKYYWKVRWYFQKKVLTSFFENEPSSSLIEELKNSYHGVIEEILSEYESMPESEEKKDLRSIVMQSALARDTVKEISQLTPESPKKQLMMFLPVIKDLPTKEFEILLKNLFKSNKSSEFLKYIASLPADQLQKIIKKLPAMDTMFNRYEKLSKSLKEFEKLIDKHNKSETNDEAEIHKFLTKHYWLMSIEYFDKERLSDFDSNENRTNETRLEGSGKHPDFIIKKLDGFDKCVVIELEDANDPIFKNNGEFSKKVYDGILQAADYNIEQKFRGLHSKGIAVIGSTKGMHLDKEKKERFKLLVQEFPNIEILTYDDIIAKARSTLDFWKKHDIKEKLEIEI, from the coding sequence TTGGAAGAAATTAAAAAATCAGTGAAATTAAAGAAAGAAGATTTTGATAACAAACCAATTAACGCAGATGATCTAAAAGAAGCAGTGGCAGATATTAGAGGAAACAAGAATTCTGAATATGATATTCCAACAGATATTCAGGAAATAAAAGACAAGTTTCTGACAGGCAGGGATTACTGGGAACAAAGTCCTACATTAAAATCTAAAATAATTCAGTTTTCATTCACGCCGTCAGGTAGAGAAAGACAAGCATGGATGAAGTTTGGCATTACACGATTAAGAACATTGCTTAATTTCTTGGTAAAAGAATATGGTGATTTAGATAACTTTGAGTTAATTTTCTACAGACGCCAGTCAACCAAACCCTTCCATCTAAAAACTGTCAAAGGAATAACTAAAGTGTACGTTGATTTTGATGCATTTCAACAATACACAGAAGAAATATCACTAGCAATCAAAAATTTGAAAGTTAGCAAATATTATTGGAAAGTTAGATGGTATTTCCAAAAAAAAGTGTTAACATCATTTTTTGAAAATGAACCATCTTCATCATTAATTGAGGAACTGAAAAACTCCTACCATGGAGTAATCGAGGAAATACTAAGCGAATATGAAAGCATGCCTGAAAGTGAAGAAAAAAAGGACTTGAGATCTATTGTGATGCAGTCTGCACTCGCTCGTGATACTGTTAAAGAAATATCCCAACTGACTCCTGAATCTCCAAAAAAACAATTAATGATGTTTTTACCTGTAATCAAAGATTTACCCACAAAAGAATTTGAAATATTACTAAAGAATTTATTTAAATCAAACAAGTCCTCTGAATTTTTGAAATATATTGCAAGTCTTCCCGCAGATCAATTACAAAAAATTATCAAGAAATTACCTGCAATGGACACAATGTTTAATCGATATGAAAAATTATCTAAAAGTCTTAAAGAATTTGAAAAATTAATTGATAAACATAACAAATCAGAGACTAATGATGAAGCAGAAATTCACAAATTTCTAACAAAACATTATTGGTTAATGAGTATAGAATATTTTGATAAAGAAAGGCTATCTGATTTTGATTCTAACGAAAATAGAACAAATGAAACAAGATTAGAAGGTAGTGGAAAGCATCCTGATTTTATAATCAAAAAACTAGATGGATTTGACAAATGTGTTGTAATTGAATTAGAAGATGCAAACGATCCTATTTTCAAAAACAATGGAGAATTTTCAAAAAAAGTATATGATGGTATTCTTCAAGCCGCAGATTATAATATAGAACAGAAGTTTCGAGGCTTGCACTCTAAAGGTATTGCAGTGATAGGTTCCACCAAAGGAATGCATTTGGATAAAGAAAAAAAGGAACGTTTCAAATTACTAGTACAAGAATTTCCTAATATTGAGATTTTAACATATGATGATATCATAGCAAAGGCCAGATCAACATTAGACTTTTGGAAAAAACATGACATTAAAGAGAAACTTGAAATAGAAATTTAA
- a CDS encoding winged helix-turn-helix domain-containing protein: MTKSDILLGYIKASSYRTKIIKALEGKKLTPAEMAKETNISLSHVSNTLAELVEKNLIVCLNPEFKKGRLYELTSNGKKILKNLV, from the coding sequence TTGACAAAATCTGATATTCTGCTCGGTTACATCAAGGCAAGTTCCTACAGGACCAAAATAATCAAAGCCTTAGAGGGAAAGAAACTGACTCCGGCAGAAATGGCAAAGGAAACTAACATCTCTCTCTCACATGTAAGTAATACCTTAGCAGAGTTGGTAGAAAAGAATCTAATAGTTTGTCTTAATCCTGAATTTAAGAAAGGACGACTGTATGAATTGACATCTAATGGAAAGAAAATTTTAAAAAATTTGGTATAA
- a CDS encoding ATP synthase subunit C, with translation MLLLAASAISILGSTGVAFAQEDGASSGDSMKLLGAGLAFGIAAGGAGIGLGQVGAAGLAVISENPALQSKVFIFVGMVESIAIYGIVMMFIILGQ, from the coding sequence ATGTTACTTTTGGCAGCATCAGCAATTTCAATTCTAGGTTCGACTGGGGTTGCATTTGCTCAAGAAGATGGTGCATCTAGTGGTGACTCTATGAAACTACTCGGTGCGGGCTTGGCATTTGGTATTGCAGCAGGCGGGGCAGGAATAGGTCTTGGCCAAGTAGGTGCAGCAGGTCTTGCAGTAATCAGTGAGAACCCAGCTTTACAATCTAAGGTGTTCATCTTCGTAGGTATGGTCGAATCAATCGCAATCTACGGCATTGTCATGATGTTTATTATTCTAGGACAGTAG
- a CDS encoding tetratricopeptide repeat protein, translating to MIDLLDPTNVITRMFNAGKYEEMYNYCKNLLEKIPNDMVALQNISLSLIYLKKYEKAIVYCDKVLQIKNSDTYALKNKIYALENLKQYEQVLELCKQLLSTNSKDIWALNSMGLSFNELNRHQNALECYETSLLIDPNDVTALMNKAISLSHLGNYKDAIEYYDKAQTIDSSLKEIPHAKSRLFEKLGMEDDAFLAAQGVLNKDMEKIKNDAKENRSTVFHQFCENEFKEYNSK from the coding sequence ATGATTGATCTTCTAGATCCTACAAATGTGATTACTAGGATGTTTAATGCCGGAAAATATGAGGAAATGTACAATTATTGTAAAAATTTATTAGAAAAAATCCCTAATGACATGGTCGCACTTCAGAATATTTCATTATCTTTGATTTATCTAAAAAAATACGAGAAAGCAATAGTGTATTGCGATAAAGTTTTACAAATAAAAAATTCAGATACTTATGCATTAAAAAATAAGATCTATGCTCTTGAAAATTTAAAACAATATGAACAAGTTTTAGAATTATGCAAACAACTTCTTTCTACAAATTCCAAGGATATATGGGCCCTTAACAGCATGGGATTATCCTTCAATGAACTAAATCGTCATCAAAACGCACTTGAATGTTATGAAACCTCACTTTTAATAGATCCAAATGACGTGACAGCCTTGATGAATAAAGCTATTTCCCTTAGTCATCTTGGTAACTACAAAGATGCAATTGAATATTATGATAAAGCTCAAACAATTGATTCAAGCCTTAAAGAAATTCCTCATGCTAAATCAAGATTATTTGAAAAATTAGGAATGGAAGATGATGCATTTTTAGCTGCACAAGGAGTTTTGAACAAAGATATGGAAAAAATCAAAAATGATGCTAAAGAAAATAGATCTACTGTATTTCATCAATTTTGTGAAAATGAATTTAAAGAATACAATTCTAAATAA
- a CDS encoding DNA-binding protein, translated as MSFPESNEPPYDNKNNELSAQKEQILKQILSPEARLRLNNIKMVKSELSELVEQYLIGMATQGKLPGQISDDQLKQILLSIQQPKRDFKINRV; from the coding sequence ATGAGTTTTCCAGAATCCAATGAACCTCCTTACGATAATAAGAACAATGAATTATCTGCACAAAAAGAACAGATTCTAAAACAAATTCTTTCACCAGAAGCCAGACTGAGACTAAACAATATCAAAATGGTAAAATCCGAATTATCTGAACTAGTTGAGCAATATTTGATCGGAATGGCAACTCAAGGGAAACTTCCTGGCCAAATATCTGATGATCAACTCAAGCAAATACTGCTCTCCATTCAGCAACCAAAACGTGATTTTAAGATAAATCGAGTCTAA
- a CDS encoding transcriptional regulator, with the protein MGGIDRLISNALTSKIKKEIDLDLLNKVERELFLEHGMSIKLSIEHFQKFTSILKKNSNLDVCKFQRNCLNKILKIKKTDGKYFVTIVDSNLSDLILGFFGENDSRCIITTLLEKEYTIPQILKESKAPKTSGYRKIENMIINGLIIETGKILSESKKISKLQCVFQEINLEIKKGKTIVNGIVSQKMMEKSTSMKSILETLR; encoded by the coding sequence ATGGGTGGAATTGACAGATTAATTTCTAATGCATTAACATCTAAAATTAAGAAAGAGATAGATTTGGATCTTCTAAACAAAGTAGAACGTGAGTTATTTTTAGAACATGGAATGTCAATAAAGCTTTCAATTGAACATTTTCAAAAATTTACAAGTATTCTCAAGAAAAATTCTAATCTTGATGTTTGTAAATTTCAAAGAAATTGTCTTAACAAAATTCTCAAAATAAAAAAAACAGATGGAAAGTATTTTGTAACCATAGTTGATTCAAATCTATCAGATTTAATCTTAGGATTTTTTGGAGAAAATGATTCGAGATGTATTATTACAACCCTTTTAGAAAAAGAATATACAATTCCTCAAATCCTTAAGGAATCTAAAGCGCCTAAAACTTCAGGATACAGAAAGATTGAAAATATGATAATTAATGGATTAATAATTGAAACTGGAAAAATACTTAGTGAAAGTAAAAAAATATCCAAACTCCAATGTGTTTTTCAAGAAATCAATCTAGAGATTAAAAAAGGGAAAACTATCGTTAATGGAATTGTATCCCAGAAAATGATGGAAAAAAGTACTAGTATGAAGTCAATACTTGAAACATTAAGATAG
- a CDS encoding Eco47II family restriction endonuclease: protein MPNNYVDFVSDDDFESCVSWVVSGYQQNGNSERNGIDPFKTVFDMYNKDMSFASWKKAEEVRQNDKTVNNKVGEFHQKLLGSVDGWRDLQTGDVADICNDAETIFVELKNRWNTVKGSNMIDMWKDLHDIVTNSHRGSTAYWGFINAKNGSSGESAWTIQGKTHPNVKKIWGKSIYKMITGKDAALEEVWAALPKVLDKVLQKTTTVDQGDKDNLIAWFQTGY, encoded by the coding sequence ATGCCAAACAATTATGTCGATTTTGTTTCAGATGACGATTTTGAGTCCTGCGTCAGCTGGGTAGTAAGTGGGTATCAACAAAACGGCAACAGCGAGAGAAATGGAATCGATCCATTCAAAACTGTGTTTGACATGTACAATAAGGATATGTCATTTGCATCTTGGAAGAAGGCGGAAGAGGTTAGGCAAAATGACAAGACGGTAAACAACAAGGTAGGGGAATTCCACCAAAAACTTCTTGGCAGTGTTGATGGTTGGAGAGATCTTCAGACAGGGGATGTTGCAGATATTTGCAATGATGCTGAAACAATTTTTGTAGAGTTAAAGAATAGATGGAATACTGTAAAGGGATCAAATATGATTGACATGTGGAAAGATCTTCATGACATAGTTACTAACTCACACAGAGGATCTACAGCGTATTGGGGATTCATTAACGCAAAAAATGGCAGCAGTGGCGAAAGTGCGTGGACAATTCAAGGAAAAACACATCCCAATGTGAAAAAGATTTGGGGGAAGAGTATTTACAAAATGATAACAGGGAAAGATGCAGCATTGGAAGAAGTGTGGGCCGCACTTCCAAAAGTTCTGGACAAAGTGTTGCAAAAGACAACCACAGTTGATCAAGGAGACAAAGACAATCTTATTGCATGGTTCCAAACTGGGTACTAG
- a CDS encoding response regulator, producing the protein MSKSVIVIDDDEDTVRLFSEFLEENGIDVIGNGFNGSTAVKLFKETKPDVVLIDLNMPNGSGFYAIKKIQDIDPKVRIIAVSADSDYSTEEKLGKLNIPLIQKPFKMDKIISIIQG; encoded by the coding sequence ATGTCAAAATCAGTGATTGTAATTGATGATGATGAAGATACTGTTAGACTATTCAGTGAATTTCTTGAAGAAAATGGTATTGATGTAATTGGAAATGGATTTAATGGAAGTACAGCCGTTAAACTATTCAAAGAAACTAAACCCGATGTTGTTCTAATCGATCTTAACATGCCTAATGGCAGTGGGTTCTATGCAATAAAAAAAATTCAAGATATTGACCCCAAGGTACGGATTATTGCGGTTTCTGCAGATAGTGATTATTCTACTGAGGAAAAACTAGGAAAGCTCAACATACCTCTTATTCAGAAACCATTCAAAATGGATAAAATAATTTCTATAATCCAAGGCTGA
- a CDS encoding HpcH/HpaI aldolase/citrate lyase family protein, translating to MTQLFRSLIFVPGNNPRFLEKAKKLQADIVCFDLEDSVPDNEKTNARNLIKSALKSRKSYNSSIFVRTNSPTSGKVPSDLKKVVQKGIDGIVIPKVNNVKEMQKIEKILSKLEKSRKLKPIQIIPSIESAEGVVNTYNIASFGKRVSAIVFGVFDLLNDLGVEYTKESEGTTYSRTKIPVDAHASGVAAIDAIWQDLKDSKGFEKDCKLGKSLGYSGKSIIHPDQISVVHKLFHPNKSEILWAEKVCKVYLESTKKGKGATTVDGKMIDEVHFKQAKSILELVK from the coding sequence ATGACACAGCTTTTCAGAAGCCTCATTTTTGTTCCAGGGAATAATCCTAGATTTCTTGAAAAAGCAAAAAAACTACAAGCTGATATTGTATGCTTTGATCTTGAAGATTCAGTTCCAGATAATGAAAAAACTAATGCAAGAAATCTTATTAAATCTGCACTAAAATCTAGAAAATCATACAACTCTTCAATTTTTGTACGTACAAATTCTCCCACCTCAGGAAAAGTTCCATCTGACCTCAAAAAAGTGGTTCAAAAAGGAATTGATGGAATTGTAATTCCTAAGGTAAATAATGTAAAAGAGATGCAAAAAATTGAAAAAATACTATCCAAATTGGAAAAATCCCGAAAACTAAAACCAATTCAAATAATCCCTTCTATTGAATCTGCAGAAGGTGTAGTTAACACGTATAACATTGCATCTTTTGGAAAAAGAGTTTCTGCTATAGTCTTTGGAGTTTTTGATCTTCTAAATGATCTAGGAGTTGAATATACAAAAGAATCTGAAGGAACTACATATTCTAGAACAAAGATTCCAGTAGATGCACATGCATCAGGAGTTGCAGCAATAGATGCGATTTGGCAAGACCTAAAAGATTCTAAAGGATTTGAAAAAGATTGCAAACTTGGCAAAAGCTTGGGTTATTCAGGAAAAAGTATCATACATCCAGATCAAATTTCTGTGGTGCACAAATTATTTCATCCAAATAAAAGTGAAATTTTATGGGCTGAAAAAGTCTGTAAAGTCTATCTTGAATCAACGAAGAAAGGTAAAGGGGCTACCACTGTTGATGGAAAAATGATAGATGAGGTTCATTTCAAACAAGCAAAATCTATTCTTGAATTAGTAAAGTAA
- a CDS encoding DNA cytosine methyltransferase, translating into MKGKKPTVIELFAGAGGMALGLEKAGFETKMLVEYDKDCVATLRKNRPKWDVIHDDIQQVDFKGMNVDVVTGGFPCQAFSHAGNKLGFEDTRGTLFYEFARAVKEIRPKIFLAENVEAILRNQDGKTIQTIMEVLSSFGYDVRYDILNAVNYGVAQKRKRVIFIGTKKGIKFQYPKPNKNPITLGDALKNVPESIGQKYSDEKIKLLKHVPPGGSWVNMPIEVQKKYMGKSFYSTGGRRGMGRRIAWDEPCLTLTCSPGQKMTERCHPEEVRPFTVREYARIQSFPDSWKFVGSLSSQYKQIGNAVPVKLATAVAKEVYKSLVHPELVAKIPVQLKIKNF; encoded by the coding sequence TTGAAGGGAAAAAAGCCAACAGTCATTGAACTTTTTGCAGGAGCCGGCGGAATGGCACTTGGACTTGAAAAGGCAGGGTTTGAGACAAAGATGCTTGTGGAATATGACAAGGACTGCGTTGCAACACTCCGCAAGAACAGGCCAAAATGGGATGTGATCCATGATGACATTCAACAAGTAGACTTCAAGGGAATGAACGTAGATGTTGTTACAGGCGGTTTCCCATGCCAGGCATTCAGCCATGCAGGAAACAAACTTGGATTTGAAGATACAAGGGGAACACTGTTTTACGAGTTTGCAAGAGCCGTAAAGGAAATAAGGCCAAAAATATTCCTTGCAGAAAACGTTGAGGCCATCCTGCGCAACCAAGATGGCAAGACAATCCAAACTATAATGGAAGTACTGTCATCTTTTGGCTATGATGTAAGATATGATATCCTAAATGCAGTAAACTATGGCGTAGCACAGAAAAGAAAACGTGTGATCTTTATCGGGACAAAGAAGGGGATAAAGTTCCAGTATCCAAAACCAAACAAGAACCCAATTACACTTGGCGATGCTCTCAAAAACGTACCTGAATCTATCGGACAAAAATATTCTGATGAAAAAATAAAACTGTTAAAACATGTGCCTCCTGGCGGCTCTTGGGTGAACATGCCTATTGAAGTTCAGAAAAAATACATGGGAAAGAGCTTCTATTCCACTGGAGGCAGGCGTGGGATGGGCAGAAGAATTGCATGGGACGAACCTTGTCTTACACTGACATGCTCACCAGGTCAGAAGATGACTGAACGATGCCATCCAGAAGAAGTGAGGCCTTTTACTGTTAGAGAGTATGCAAGAATACAGTCGTTTCCTGATTCCTGGAAATTTGTTGGAAGTCTTTCATCACAATACAAACAGATCGGAAATGCAGTACCAGTAAAACTTGCAACGGCTGTTGCAAAGGAAGTTTACAAATCATTAGTTCATCCTGAACTTGTTGCAAAGATACCTGTCCAATTGAAAATCAAAAATTTCTAG
- a CDS encoding zinc-binding dehydrogenase, whose product MKAVVYNEYAPDDNFAKILKVQDIDDPKPKADEVVFKVKSAALNYNDIWGMRGQPVPVPLPHVSGSDAAGDVIAVGEDVKNIKVGDRVVSHSNMSCRVCKACTDGREFDCTQRIIWGFQTGPTWGAFSEITHLPEVNISVIPEGVSYDEAAAASMTLLTSWHMLVGRAKIVPGQTILIMGGGSGVGSFGIQIAKLYNCDVIATASPDKLDKCLELGADYAVDHRKEDWHKEVRAISKELAKKKGEAPGIDVSFDHIGETHWNKQLTLLKYGATLVSCGATTGYDAKTDLRHVFFKGTNILGSTQGTKAELDQGLYWMGQGKIKAAIDSTYSFEQAAEAHTKMLTGKGLFGKILMKPESA is encoded by the coding sequence ATGAAAGCAGTTGTATACAATGAATATGCACCAGATGATAATTTTGCTAAAATCCTCAAAGTCCAGGATATAGATGATCCAAAACCAAAAGCAGATGAAGTAGTCTTCAAAGTCAAATCTGCAGCTCTTAATTATAATGATATTTGGGGAATGCGTGGACAACCAGTTCCTGTCCCATTGCCACACGTATCGGGCTCTGATGCAGCTGGAGATGTAATCGCAGTTGGAGAGGATGTTAAAAATATCAAAGTTGGAGATAGAGTAGTATCTCACTCAAACATGTCTTGCAGAGTTTGTAAAGCATGTACTGATGGACGAGAATTTGATTGTACTCAGAGAATCATTTGGGGATTCCAAACTGGTCCAACATGGGGCGCATTCTCTGAAATAACACATCTTCCAGAAGTTAATATTTCAGTTATTCCAGAAGGCGTATCATATGATGAAGCAGCAGCTGCATCAATGACCTTACTTACATCATGGCACATGTTAGTTGGTAGGGCAAAAATTGTGCCAGGCCAAACTATCTTGATTATGGGTGGTGGTTCTGGAGTAGGAAGCTTTGGAATTCAGATTGCAAAATTATACAATTGTGATGTGATTGCAACTGCAAGTCCTGATAAATTAGACAAATGTCTGGAACTTGGAGCAGATTATGCAGTTGATCATAGAAAAGAAGACTGGCATAAAGAAGTAAGAGCAATCTCAAAAGAACTTGCAAAGAAAAAAGGTGAAGCACCAGGAATTGATGTTTCCTTTGATCATATTGGTGAAACACACTGGAACAAGCAACTTACTTTGCTAAAGTATGGTGCAACTCTGGTTTCATGTGGCGCAACAACAGGATATGATGCAAAAACTGATCTAAGACATGTTTTCTTTAAAGGAACTAACATCTTAGGTTCAACACAAGGAACCAAAGCTGAGTTAGATCAAGGTCTTTACTGGATGGGTCAAGGCAAAATTAAAGCAGCAATTGATTCAACATATTCCTTTGAGCAAGCAGCAGAGGCTCACACAAAGATGTTAACTGGAAAAGGTCTCTTTGGCAAAATCTTAATGAAGCCAGAGAGCGCTTAA
- a CDS encoding 30S ribosomal protein S19e gives MAKVYDVPADVLIKRLADILKNEDIPAPSWIPFVKTGAHADKPPQERDWWYTRCASIMRKIYFHGPIGINELRKDYGGGKPSGYGAAHHKDAGGAIIRHAIQGLEKLGYLEKVEKKGRIISKHGMQKLDRLATEILKELIVENPQLKVYT, from the coding sequence ATGGCAAAGGTATATGATGTACCAGCAGATGTGTTAATAAAAAGACTCGCAGATATTCTAAAGAATGAAGATATTCCTGCACCTTCTTGGATTCCATTTGTAAAAACTGGAGCTCATGCGGATAAACCCCCACAAGAACGAGACTGGTGGTATACTAGATGCGCATCAATTATGAGAAAAATTTACTTTCATGGTCCAATTGGAATTAATGAATTAAGAAAAGATTATGGTGGTGGCAAACCATCTGGATATGGAGCTGCTCATCACAAAGATGCTGGCGGTGCAATTATTCGACATGCTATTCAAGGATTAGAAAAACTTGGTTATTTAGAAAAAGTTGAGAAGAAAGGTAGAATCATCTCTAAACATGGAATGCAAAAACTAGATAGATTAGCTACTGAAATTCTCAAAGAACTAATTGTTGAAAATCCTCAATTGAAAGTTTACACATAG